The Branchiostoma lanceolatum isolate klBraLanc5 chromosome 10, klBraLanc5.hap2, whole genome shotgun sequence genome has a window encoding:
- the LOC136443948 gene encoding uncharacterized protein, with protein sequence MCMLVMLFLMAELGSSEAQKQTSRQGQQKLVILDVDPGIDDAIAMMMVLSQPAVRVLAVTCVRGNAREVLLDCKNALRVLNAAGRTDIPVYVGASLQLMGNDVYDYTHWNGRDSMGDAADKYPPDYRLINQAEHAVLTLIRMSKAYPNQITLIALGPLTNVALARRMDPDISSRFKEIIIMGGNIRGEGNIGISAEFNFWMDPEAAQVVLREYKCPMKVVPWEVCQEHGLEWDFFANWTAMPTRRARFIKAISLNLSKWLRAQGEPTYLSCDPLATAIVIDPGIVQNVDTVYATVEVEGEYTRAQMVVDWWGFRRKTPNVDIIRSLNMSRYKSLLMTAM encoded by the exons ATGTGCATGTTGGTGATGTTGTTTCTGATGGCGGAGTTAGGGAGCAGTGAAGCACAGAAGCAAACCAGCCGACAAG GACAACAGAAACTGGTGATTCTTGACGTAGACCCCGGAATTGATGACGCCATCGCTATGATGATGGTACTATCCCAGCCTGCCGTGCGCGTGCTGGCGGTCACGTGTGTGCGCGGGAATGCGCGGGAAGTCCTGCTGGACTGTAAGAACGCGCTCAGGGTACTGAACGCCGCCGGACGGACAGAT ATCCCCGTGTACGTGGGGGCGTCTCTTCAACTGATGGGGAACGACGTGTACGACTATACCCACTGGAACGGACGGGATAGCATGGGTGACGCAGCCGACAAGTACCCCCCAGACTACAGGCTTATCAACCAGGCAG AACACGCCGTGTTAACGTTGATACGGATGTCGAAGGCCTACCCGAACCAGATCACACTGATCGCCCTCGGTCCGCTCACTAACGTGGCCCTGGCCAGGAGGATGGACCCGGACATTTCCTCACGCTTCAAGGAGATCATCATCATGGGAGGCAACATCAGAG GTGAAGGTAACATCGGCATCAGTGCGGAGTTCAACTTCTGGATGGACCCGGAGGCGGCGCAGGTTGTTCTGCGGGAGTACAAGTGTCCCATGAAGGTTGTACCGTGGGAGGTCTGTCAAGAACACGGACTGGAATGG GATTTCTTCGCGAACTGGACCGCTATGCCGACTCGGAGAGCTCGGTTCATCAAGGCTATTTCCCTGAACCTGTCCAAGTGGCTGCGGGCCCAGGGAGAACCCACGTACCTGTCCTGCGATCCTCTGGCCACGGCTATCGTCATAGACCCCGGCATCGTCCAGAACGTGGACACCGTGTACGCCACCGTGGAGGTAGAGGGGGAGTACACCCGGGCGCAGATGGTGGTGGACTGGTGGGGATTCCGCAGAAAGACCCCAAATGTGGACATCATCAGAAGTCTGAACATGTCCAGGTACAAGAGTCTCTTGATGACTGCCATGTGA
- the LOC136443949 gene encoding sigma non-opioid intracellular receptor 1-like: MASVSRILFFLVLVGVFIYGINFWLNNKTYTFHANSVAEISRKHVVTAKTAGHEAAFRKVLDELRRRYPGHILPDNDLQWVFVNAGGWMGSMCLLHASLTEYVLFFGTAVDTVGHSGRYWANISDTILTGSFRQWKEGTTKSQMFQSGDTIHHLAGDATSVQWSAGTWMVEYGRGFIPSTLGFALSDTVFGTNDFITLFYTVKVYFKALLLEASHYMVYLDDIGGQLKEFFQVAFTFTSKQAAMVAKWMVNKASWLTTVTVQKVNIAADLTVKHTGNAVDFTVRKVQQASSYMRKVYADYTS, translated from the exons ATGGCGTCGGTTTCGCGTATCTTGTTTTTCCTGGTCTTGGTCGGTGTTTTCATCTACGGAATTAACTTCTGGTTGAACAACAAGACCTACACTTTCCATGCTAACTCGGTAGCCGAGATCTCCAGAAAGCATGTCG TCACAGCGAAGACGGCCGGACACGAGGCGGCGTTCAGGAAAGTCCTTGATGAGCTTCGCCGCCGCTATCCTGGACATATCCTGCCCGACAACGACCTTCAGTGGGTGTTTGTGAACGCGGGAGGGTGGATGGGGTCCATGTGTCTCCTCCACGCCTCCCTCACAGAGTACGTACTGTTCTTTGGGACTGCAGTGGACACTGTCGGACACTCAG GTCGCTATTGGGCAAATATCTCGGACACCATACTGACTGGCAGCTTCAGACAATGGAAGGAGGGCACAACAAAGAGTCAGATGTTCCAGTCTG gtgacACCATACACCACCTGGCTGGTGATGCCACCTCCGTCCAGTGGTCAGCTGGAACCTGGATGGTGGAGTACGGGCGCGGTTTCATCCCGTCTACGCTCGGCTTCGCCCTGTCCGACACCGTTTTCGGAACCAACGACTTCATCACCCTCTTCTACACCGTGAAGGTGTACTTCAAGGCACTTCTGCTAGAGGCATCGCACTACATGGTCTACCTGGATGACATCGGCGGACAGCTGAAAGAGTTCTTCCAGGTGGCTTTCACCTTCACGTCCAAACAGGCGGCCATGGTGGCCAAATGGATGGTCAACAAGGCCAGCTGGCTGACCACTGTTACTGTCCAAAAGGTCAACATAGCCGCCGACCTCACGGTGAAACACACGGGCAATGCCGTGGACTTTACTGTCAGGAAGGTTCAGCAGGCGTCCTCCTACATGAGGAAAGTGTACGCAGACTACACATCATAG
- the LOC136443946 gene encoding fumarate hydratase class I, aerobic-like isoform X2 → MLGCRHLSRLLGRTQLLPHLTRAKATAAAPGAKSFFYQDVFEPEKPLDTPYRKLTGDYVSTFDVLGKTCLKVEPEALTLLTQEAMVDIAHLLRPAHLAQLRKILDDPEASPNDKYVAMEFLKNANIAAAKVLPGCQDTGTAIVMGKKGQYVWTDGKDEEHLARGIYNTYTQKNLRYSQVAPLDMYTEANTKTNLPAQIELYATGSDTYNFMFIAKGGGSANKTFLYQQTKALLNPEKLTKFIDEKIKTLGTAACPPYHLAIVVGGLSAEMTLKTVKLASTKYLDSLPTSGNEHGRAFRDVELEEKVHQLSQVMGMGAQFGGKYFCHDVRVVRLPRHGASCPVGIGVSCSADRQALGKITADGVFLEQLEEDPSKYLPEISSDQLSGDVVQVNLNQPMSEVLKILSQYPVRTRLSLSGTMVVARDIAHAKIQDLLDSGQPMPQYLKDHPVYYAGPAKTPEGYASGSLGRGQGEERSG, encoded by the exons ATGCTGGGTTGTCGGCACCTGAGCAGACTGCTGGGGAGGAcacagctgctgccgcacctgACCAGGGCAAAGGCAACAGCTGCAGCACCTGGAGCAAAATCCTTCTTCTATCAGGATGTTTTTGAGCCTGAGAAACCCCTGGACACACCATACAGAAAACTAACAG GTGACTATGTGTCTACCTTTGATGTGCTGGGTAAGACATGTCTGAAGGTGGAGCCTGAGGCGCTGACCCTGCTGACCCAGGAGGCCATGGTGGACATCGCACATCTGCTCCGTCCTGCACACTTGGCT CAACTGAGAAAGATCCTTGACGATCCCGAGGCATCTCCTAACGACAAGTATGTCGCTATGGAGTTCCTGAAGAACGCTAACATCGCGGCTGCCAAGGTCCTGCCAGGGTGTCAAGATACGGGCACGGCTATTGTCATGG GTAAGAAGGGACAGTATGTGTGGACGGACGGAAAAGATGAAGAACACCTGGCTAGAGGgatctacaacacctacacacagaagaacctcaggtactcacag GTGGCGCCCTTGGACATGTACACAGAGGCCAACACGAAAACGAACCTGCCGGCGCAGATTGAGCTGTACGCCACGGGCTCCGACACCTACAACTTCATGTTCATCGCCAAGGGCGGGGGCTCGGCCAACAAGACCTTCCTGTACCAGCAAACAAAGGCACTTCTCAACCCTGAGAAACTCACCAAgttcattgatgaaaaaattaaG ACCCTAGGGACAGCTGCCTGCCCACCCTACCACTTGGCCATCGTGGTGGGAGGTTTGTCTGCGGAAATGACCCTCAAAACGGTCAAGCTGGCCTCGACTAAGTACCTGGACTCTTTACCCACGTCCG GAAACGAGCATGGACGGGCGTTCAGGGATGTTGAACTTGAGGAGAAGGTTCACCAGCTGTCCCAGGTTATGGGGATGGGCGCGCAGTTTGGCGGGAAGTACTTCTGTCACGATGTACGCGTGGTCAGACTACCTCGCCATGGAGCGTCCTGTCCGGTAGGAATCGGCGTCTCATGCTCTGCTGACAGACAG GCACTAGGAAAGATCACAGCGGACGGAGTGTTCCTGGAGCAGCTGGAGGAGGACCCCTCCAAGTACCTGCCAGAGATCAGCTCTGATCAGCTGAGCGGCGATGTGGTGCAG GTTAACCTGAACCAGCCAATGAGTGAAGTTCTGAAGATCCTAAGTCAGTACCCTGTGAGGACAAGGCTGAGTCTGAGTGGTACCATGGTCGTGGCTCGTGACATCGCTCACGCTAAGATCCAAGACCTGCTCGACAGCGGACAGCCCATGCCGCAGTACCTCAAAGACCACCCCGTGTACTACGCTGGACCTGCTAAAACACCAGAG GGGTACGCCTCTGGCTCCCTGGGTCGGGGACAGGGCGAGGAAAGGTCTGGGTGA
- the LOC136443946 gene encoding fumarate hydratase class I, aerobic-like isoform X1, with protein sequence MLGCRHLSRLLGRTQLLPHLTRAKATAAAPGAKSFFYQDVFEPEKPLDTPYRKLTGDYVSTFDVLGKTCLKVEPEALTLLTQEAMVDIAHLLRPAHLAQLRKILDDPEASPNDKYVAMEFLKNANIAAAKVLPGCQDTGTAIVMGKKGQYVWTDGKDEEHLARGIYNTYTQKNLRYSQVAPLDMYTEANTKTNLPAQIELYATGSDTYNFMFIAKGGGSANKTFLYQQTKALLNPEKLTKFIDEKIKTLGTAACPPYHLAIVVGGLSAEMTLKTVKLASTKYLDSLPTSGNEHGRAFRDVELEEKVHQLSQVMGMGAQFGGKYFCHDVRVVRLPRHGASCPVGIGVSCSADRQALGKITADGVFLEQLEEDPSKYLPEISSDQLSGDVVQVNLNQPMSEVLKILSQYPVRTRLSLSGTMVVARDIAHAKIQDLLDSGQPMPQYLKDHPVYYAGPAKTPEGYASGSLGPTTAGRMDSYVDSFQQQGGSMVMLAKGNRSKQVTKACKKYGGFYLGSIGGPAAVLAEHSIKKLEVLEYPELGMEAIWKVDVENFPAFIVVDNKGNDFFKEWQTE encoded by the exons ATGCTGGGTTGTCGGCACCTGAGCAGACTGCTGGGGAGGAcacagctgctgccgcacctgACCAGGGCAAAGGCAACAGCTGCAGCACCTGGAGCAAAATCCTTCTTCTATCAGGATGTTTTTGAGCCTGAGAAACCCCTGGACACACCATACAGAAAACTAACAG GTGACTATGTGTCTACCTTTGATGTGCTGGGTAAGACATGTCTGAAGGTGGAGCCTGAGGCGCTGACCCTGCTGACCCAGGAGGCCATGGTGGACATCGCACATCTGCTCCGTCCTGCACACTTGGCT CAACTGAGAAAGATCCTTGACGATCCCGAGGCATCTCCTAACGACAAGTATGTCGCTATGGAGTTCCTGAAGAACGCTAACATCGCGGCTGCCAAGGTCCTGCCAGGGTGTCAAGATACGGGCACGGCTATTGTCATGG GTAAGAAGGGACAGTATGTGTGGACGGACGGAAAAGATGAAGAACACCTGGCTAGAGGgatctacaacacctacacacagaagaacctcaggtactcacag GTGGCGCCCTTGGACATGTACACAGAGGCCAACACGAAAACGAACCTGCCGGCGCAGATTGAGCTGTACGCCACGGGCTCCGACACCTACAACTTCATGTTCATCGCCAAGGGCGGGGGCTCGGCCAACAAGACCTTCCTGTACCAGCAAACAAAGGCACTTCTCAACCCTGAGAAACTCACCAAgttcattgatgaaaaaattaaG ACCCTAGGGACAGCTGCCTGCCCACCCTACCACTTGGCCATCGTGGTGGGAGGTTTGTCTGCGGAAATGACCCTCAAAACGGTCAAGCTGGCCTCGACTAAGTACCTGGACTCTTTACCCACGTCCG GAAACGAGCATGGACGGGCGTTCAGGGATGTTGAACTTGAGGAGAAGGTTCACCAGCTGTCCCAGGTTATGGGGATGGGCGCGCAGTTTGGCGGGAAGTACTTCTGTCACGATGTACGCGTGGTCAGACTACCTCGCCATGGAGCGTCCTGTCCGGTAGGAATCGGCGTCTCATGCTCTGCTGACAGACAG GCACTAGGAAAGATCACAGCGGACGGAGTGTTCCTGGAGCAGCTGGAGGAGGACCCCTCCAAGTACCTGCCAGAGATCAGCTCTGATCAGCTGAGCGGCGATGTGGTGCAG GTTAACCTGAACCAGCCAATGAGTGAAGTTCTGAAGATCCTAAGTCAGTACCCTGTGAGGACAAGGCTGAGTCTGAGTGGTACCATGGTCGTGGCTCGTGACATCGCTCACGCTAAGATCCAAGACCTGCTCGACAGCGGACAGCCCATGCCGCAGTACCTCAAAGACCACCCCGTGTACTACGCTGGACCTGCTAAAACACCAGAG GGGTACGCCTCTGGCTCGCTGGGTCCCACCACGGCTGGGCGGATGGACAGTTATGTGGACTCCTTCCAACAACAGGGAGGATCCATGGTCATGCTCGCCAAGGGGAACAGGAGTAAACAG GTGACCAAGGCATGCAAGAAGTACGGTGGATTTTACCTTGGGTCCATCGGAGGCCCTGCGGCGGTGCTGGCTGAACACAGCATCAAGAAACTGGAGGTGCTGGAGTACCCCGAGCTGGGCATGGAGGCCATCTGGAAGGTTGATGTGGAGAACTTCCCAGCATTCATTGTTGTCGACAACAAGGGAAACGACTTCTTCAAAGAATggcagacagaatga